From the genome of Synergistetes bacterium HGW-Synergistetes-1, one region includes:
- a CDS encoding type I restriction-modification system subunit M: MADNRKEQERAELHRTIWSIANDLRGSVDGWDFKQYVLGMLFYRYISENLTDYINRGEHETGNTGFNYTEISDNEAEDARADLVQTKGFFILPSELFQNLRKRASADENLNETMEKVFRNIESSAQGSPSEDDFKGLFDDIDVNSNKLGGTVAKRNEKIVKLMIGVGEMKLGDYRDNTIDAFGDAYEFLMGMYASNAGKSGGEYYTPQEVSELLTRIALVGKTEVNKVYDPACGSGSLLLKFAKILGKENVRQGFYGQEINITTYNLCRINMFLHDIDFDKFDIGLGDTLTDPLHWDDEPFEAIVSNPPYSIRWDGDANPLLINDPRFSPAGVLAPKSKADLAFIMHSLAWLATSGTAAIVCFPGIMYRGGAEQKIRKYLIDNNYVDCVIQLPGNLFFGTSIATCIMVLKKAKSENSTLFIDASKECVKVTNSNKLTQENIGTILDLYTKRAESDHIAVLVPNKDIAAQDYNLSVSTYVEQKDTREVINITKLNADIEEIVAREQTLRDEINKIIAEIEVGA; encoded by the coding sequence ATGGCTGACAACAGAAAAGAACAGGAACGGGCTGAGCTACACCGCACAATATGGAGCATTGCCAACGACCTCAGAGGCAGCGTAGATGGATGGGACTTCAAACAATATGTTCTTGGAATGCTTTTTTACAGATACATATCGGAAAACCTTACCGACTACATCAACCGCGGCGAACATGAGACCGGAAATACCGGTTTTAATTACACAGAAATTTCGGACAATGAAGCGGAGGACGCCCGTGCGGATCTGGTGCAGACTAAAGGCTTTTTTATCCTGCCAAGCGAGCTTTTCCAAAATCTAAGAAAAAGAGCGTCAGCAGATGAAAATCTCAACGAAACAATGGAGAAAGTATTCCGCAATATTGAAAGTTCCGCCCAGGGAAGCCCCAGCGAAGACGACTTTAAAGGCCTGTTCGATGATATAGACGTAAACAGCAACAAACTTGGGGGCACAGTAGCCAAGCGCAATGAAAAGATCGTCAAGCTCATGATTGGCGTGGGTGAGATGAAGCTGGGTGATTACAGAGACAACACTATCGATGCTTTTGGCGATGCCTATGAATTCCTTATGGGAATGTACGCTTCCAACGCAGGCAAAAGCGGCGGCGAATATTATACGCCGCAGGAAGTAAGCGAACTTTTGACACGAATTGCCCTTGTGGGAAAAACTGAGGTAAACAAGGTCTATGACCCGGCATGCGGTTCAGGTTCCCTGCTTCTAAAATTTGCCAAAATTCTTGGCAAGGAAAATGTCAGACAGGGTTTCTACGGGCAAGAGATCAACATTACAACATATAACCTCTGCAGGATCAACATGTTCCTGCATGATATTGACTTCGACAAGTTTGACATTGGGCTTGGAGATACCTTGACCGACCCTCTGCACTGGGATGATGAGCCCTTTGAGGCCATTGTCTCTAACCCGCCATATTCAATAAGATGGGATGGAGATGCAAATCCTCTGCTGATAAATGATCCTAGATTTTCTCCTGCAGGGGTGCTGGCACCGAAATCAAAGGCTGATCTGGCATTTATAATGCACAGTCTGGCATGGCTCGCCACCAGCGGAACTGCGGCTATCGTATGCTTCCCCGGCATAATGTACAGGGGGGGAGCAGAGCAAAAGATCCGCAAGTACCTGATAGACAACAATTACGTGGACTGTGTGATACAGCTGCCGGGCAATCTGTTTTTCGGCACCAGTATTGCCACCTGCATCATGGTACTGAAGAAGGCTAAGTCCGAAAACAGTACTCTCTTTATCGATGCCTCCAAAGAGTGCGTCAAGGTCACCAACAGCAACAAGCTGACGCAGGAGAATATCGGGACGATACTTGATCTCTACACAAAAAGGGCTGAAAGCGACCACATCGCAGTATTGGTTCCCAATAAGGATATTGCCGCACAGGATTACAACCTTTCCGTTTCCACGTACGTAGAACAGAAGGATACACGTGAAGTGATAAACATTACTAAGCTCAATGCAGATATCGAGGAGATAGTGGCGAGAGAGCAGACCTTGCGTGATGAGATTAATAAAATCATCGCAGAAATAGAGGTGGGTGCATGA
- a CDS encoding cell filamentation protein Fic, whose amino-acid sequence MNREFQFLVYRSANEDVSINAIIKDETVWLTQKGMAELFGVQTPAISKHLKNIFDKGELDEAVVVSKMEITTPHGAIPDKTQTQNAQFYSLDAIISVGYRVNSIRATHFRIWATGVLKEYMTKGFALDDERLKQGKTAFGKDYFRELLERVRSIRASERRIWQQITDIFAECSIDYKKNSQVTLDFYAMVQNKFHYAITGQTAAEIVYSRADCNQENMGLTTWKHAPEGRILKSDVMVAKNYLNEKQIRQLERTVAGYFDYIEDLIERENTFTMEEFSASINEFLSFRKYEILKDKGTVSKQLAVAKAEKEYESFNKTQKILSDFDKEVKRLLEKRDETDE is encoded by the coding sequence ATGAACAGGGAATTTCAGTTTCTGGTTTACCGTTCTGCAAACGAAGATGTATCGATAAACGCTATCATAAAAGATGAGACTGTCTGGCTGACACAAAAAGGAATGGCAGAATTATTTGGTGTCCAAACACCTGCAATCAGTAAGCACTTGAAGAATATATTCGATAAAGGTGAACTGGATGAAGCAGTGGTAGTTTCCAAAATGGAAATAACCACTCCTCATGGAGCGATACCAGATAAAACTCAGACCCAAAATGCTCAGTTTTACAGCCTTGACGCAATTATCTCTGTTGGCTATCGTGTGAATTCAATAAGAGCAACCCATTTCCGTATTTGGGCTACCGGAGTACTGAAAGAGTATATGACAAAAGGATTTGCTCTCGATGACGAACGTCTGAAACAAGGCAAAACAGCCTTTGGAAAAGACTATTTCAGAGAACTCTTAGAGCGCGTTCGTTCCATCCGTGCCAGCGAACGCAGGATCTGGCAGCAGATCACAGATATATTCGCAGAGTGCAGTATCGACTATAAGAAAAACTCTCAAGTAACACTGGACTTCTACGCCATGGTGCAAAATAAGTTCCACTATGCAATCACAGGACAAACCGCTGCAGAAATCGTTTATTCCAGGGCCGACTGCAATCAGGAGAACATGGGACTGACTACATGGAAACATGCACCTGAAGGCCGCATTCTGAAATCGGATGTCATGGTTGCAAAGAACTATTTGAACGAAAAGCAGATTCGGCAGCTGGAAAGGACCGTTGCCGGCTATTTTGACTACATAGAAGATCTGATCGAACGGGAAAACACCTTTACGATGGAAGAATTTTCCGCGAGTATCAATGAATTTCTATCCTTCAGGAAATATGAGATCCTGAAAGATAAAGGGACTGTTTCTAAGCAGCTTGCTGTCGCAAAAGCGGAGAAAGAATACGAGTCATTCAACAAGACCCAAAAGATCCTTTCCGATTTTGACAAGGAAGTTAAGCGACTCTTGGAGAAGAGGGACGAAACGGATGAGTAA
- a CDS encoding restriction endonuclease subunit S, whose protein sequence is MSKLEELINELCPDGVEYKTLGDIATDIYRGSGITRDQVTQTGTPCVRYGEIYTTYGIWFEKCLSFTNEDTITNKKYFEYGDILFAITGESVEEIAKSCVYVGADKCLAGGDIVVLKHNQDPKYLSYVLSTTDAQKQKSKGKVKSKVVHSSVPAISTILIPLPPLPVQCEIVRILDNFTELTAELTAELTARKKQYEYYKKSLLSQPITIFVTKLEEVATLKTGSKPKEIFAEKDKFEYINAGTTNSGYARAFNCEGDTVTTPSRGQGGIGFVGYQKNSFWLGPLCYRIKSKNTDVLLNRYLYHYLSCFNDKILQYKNEGGTPSVNASDLANISIDIPSIDEQKLVIAILDRFDTLCNDLTSGLPAEIEARRKQYEYYRDRILTFKEKVA, encoded by the coding sequence ATGAGTAAATTGGAAGAACTGATCAATGAGCTTTGTCCAGATGGAGTGGAGTACAAAACCCTTGGAGATATAGCCACAGATATTTATCGTGGCTCAGGCATTACAAGAGATCAAGTTACACAAACAGGGACTCCCTGTGTACGTTATGGTGAAATTTATACAACATATGGTATTTGGTTTGAAAAATGTCTTTCGTTCACTAACGAAGATACTATAACCAACAAGAAGTATTTTGAATATGGTGACATTCTGTTTGCCATTACTGGTGAAAGTGTCGAAGAAATAGCGAAATCATGTGTGTATGTTGGAGCGGATAAATGTTTGGCGGGGGGCGACATCGTTGTCCTCAAGCATAATCAAGATCCTAAATATCTTTCTTATGTACTATCGACAACGGATGCACAGAAACAGAAGAGCAAAGGTAAAGTTAAGAGCAAGGTAGTACACTCAAGCGTTCCGGCAATTAGTACAATCTTGATCCCTCTCCCGCCGCTGCCAGTTCAGTGTGAAATTGTCCGGATACTGGACAATTTCACGGAGCTTACAGCGGAGCTTACAGCGGAGCTTACAGCCAGAAAAAAGCAGTATGAGTATTATAAAAAGTCGCTTTTATCTCAACCTATTACTATTTTTGTAACAAAATTGGAAGAAGTGGCTACTCTTAAAACGGGAAGTAAGCCAAAAGAGATTTTTGCAGAAAAAGATAAGTTCGAATATATCAATGCAGGCACTACAAATTCAGGGTATGCAAGAGCTTTCAATTGTGAGGGAGATACTGTTACAACACCGTCCCGTGGACAAGGAGGCATAGGCTTTGTTGGATATCAAAAGAATTCATTTTGGCTTGGTCCCCTATGCTACCGGATTAAAAGCAAGAACACTGATGTATTGTTGAATCGCTATCTTTACCACTATTTATCTTGCTTTAACGATAAAATATTACAGTATAAAAACGAAGGTGGTACGCCATCAGTAAATGCATCAGATTTAGCAAACATTAGCATTGATATTCCTTCGATTGATGAACAAAAGCTAGTTATCGCCATTCTCGACCGCTTCGACACGCTCTGCAATGATTTGACGAGCGGTCTGCCTGCCGAAATCGAAGCTCGGCGCAAGCAATATGAATATTACAGGGACCGGATTTTGACGTTCAAGGAGAAGGTCGCATGA
- a CDS encoding DEAD/DEAH box helicase: MSLFNIVAETAEYTVVSEYKPESRVAAAYQGEAALEREFICLLEAQGYEYLSFNNEAALISNLRKQLELLNGYDFSDAEWRRFFSECIARSNEGIIEKTRKIQEDHVQILHRDDGSTKNIYLIDKKNIHNNKLQVINQYEESEGAHDSRYDVTILVNGLPLVHTELKRRGVAIREAFNQIKRYQRESFWASSGLYEYIQIFIISNGTHTKYYSNTTRSSHIKESGSADSSKSSKKTSNSFEFTSYWADGNNKTIADLTDFTKTFMARHALLNILTKYCVFTSENLLLVMRPYQIVATERILSRIEISNNYKKNGTIEAGGYIWHTTGSGKTLTSFKTAQIASVLPYVDKVLFVVDRKDLDYQTMKEYDKFQKGAANSNTSTKILQKQLEDSSSHIIITTIQKLDVFVSRNKEQDVFRKHVVIIFDECHRSQFGDMHNKIVKSFRNYHLFGFTGTPIFAANAGNGGNPLLRTTPQAFGDKLHTYTIVDAINDQNVLPFRIDYINTVKMKENVKDKKVSSIDRENAMADPVRIRDVVSYIIDHFDQKTKRNSFYSLQGQRVSGFNSILAVSSIPVAKKYYTELKKQLAERGRKLNIATIFSYSANEADPEDVFPDEGFDTDSLDQSSRDFLESAIQDYNVDFKVNFDTSSQKFENYYKDLSLRIKRREVDLLVVVNMFLTGFDATTLNTLWVDKNLRQHGLIQAFSRTNRILNSVKTFGNIVCFRDLQEETDKAIALFGDKDAKGLVLLKGYEAYYYGFDEEGKHQPGYAELIAELSQTFPLGQAINGEQNQKEFIRLLGAILRLKNILVSFDQFHSNEILSNRQFQDYQSLYIDLYQEFTKDKNADKEKINDDIIFEIELIRQVEINIDYILMLVAKFHESNCEDKSILVSIDKAIGSSFQLRSKKKLIEDFIETVNASTLVEEDWRRYVHEQKEADLAALISEEMLKQEETKKFIDNSFRDGALKTTGTDIDKIMPPVSRFSGGKRAAKKQTIIDKLMEFFEKYLGLV; encoded by the coding sequence ATGAGTCTATTCAATATCGTTGCGGAAACGGCGGAATATACTGTAGTTTCAGAGTATAAGCCCGAAAGCAGGGTAGCAGCGGCTTATCAGGGGGAGGCTGCTCTCGAGCGCGAGTTTATTTGCCTGCTCGAGGCTCAGGGATATGAATACCTGAGTTTTAATAATGAAGCCGCCCTGATATCGAACCTCAGAAAGCAGTTGGAGCTCCTCAACGGCTATGACTTCTCCGATGCTGAATGGAGAAGGTTTTTCTCGGAGTGCATCGCCAGAAGCAACGAAGGTATTATAGAAAAGACCCGCAAGATACAGGAGGATCACGTGCAGATCCTGCACCGTGATGACGGTTCGACAAAGAACATTTACCTGATAGACAAAAAAAACATCCATAACAACAAGCTGCAGGTAATAAACCAGTACGAAGAATCAGAGGGAGCACACGACAGTAGGTATGACGTTACTATCCTTGTAAACGGTCTTCCACTTGTCCACACAGAACTGAAACGCAGGGGAGTCGCCATCAGGGAAGCCTTTAACCAGATCAAGCGCTACCAGCGGGAAAGCTTCTGGGCGTCAAGCGGTCTTTATGAGTATATACAAATATTTATTATCTCAAACGGCACACATACCAAATATTACTCAAATACAACACGTTCAAGCCATATAAAGGAATCAGGCAGTGCAGACAGCAGCAAGAGCAGCAAGAAGACCAGCAACAGCTTTGAGTTCACTTCATACTGGGCGGATGGAAACAACAAAACCATTGCAGACCTGACCGACTTTACCAAGACATTTATGGCCAGGCATGCGCTGCTGAACATACTCACAAAATACTGTGTATTTACTTCTGAAAACCTCCTGCTCGTCATGCGTCCCTATCAGATAGTAGCGACAGAGCGGATATTATCGCGGATAGAAATATCAAATAACTACAAAAAAAACGGCACAATTGAAGCAGGCGGGTATATCTGGCACACTACTGGCAGCGGCAAGACTCTAACCTCTTTTAAAACTGCCCAGATCGCCTCAGTTTTACCTTATGTCGACAAGGTGCTGTTTGTTGTTGATCGTAAGGACCTCGACTACCAGACGATGAAAGAATACGATAAGTTCCAGAAGGGCGCCGCAAACAGCAATACATCAACAAAAATACTGCAAAAACAGCTTGAGGACTCCTCTTCGCATATCATAATCACCACCATCCAGAAGCTCGATGTCTTCGTATCCAGGAACAAAGAGCAGGATGTTTTCAGGAAGCATGTTGTCATTATCTTTGACGAATGTCATCGTTCCCAGTTTGGAGACATGCACAATAAAATCGTAAAATCTTTCAGGAATTACCATCTGTTCGGTTTTACCGGGACACCGATCTTCGCAGCCAATGCCGGAAACGGAGGAAATCCGCTTTTAAGAACTACGCCTCAGGCCTTTGGCGACAAACTGCATACCTACACGATAGTGGATGCCATTAACGATCAGAATGTCCTGCCCTTCCGCATCGACTACATCAATACAGTAAAGATGAAGGAAAACGTTAAGGATAAAAAAGTGTCGTCGATAGACAGGGAAAACGCCATGGCCGACCCTGTAAGGATACGTGACGTTGTTTCCTATATTATCGATCACTTTGACCAGAAGACCAAACGAAACAGCTTCTATTCTCTTCAGGGACAGCGCGTATCAGGTTTCAACTCCATTCTGGCAGTAAGCTCGATCCCTGTGGCGAAAAAATATTACACAGAACTCAAGAAGCAGCTCGCAGAGCGCGGACGCAAGCTCAATATCGCCACCATCTTCAGCTACAGCGCAAATGAAGCTGACCCCGAGGACGTATTCCCGGATGAGGGGTTTGATACTGACAGCCTGGATCAGTCCTCCCGAGACTTTCTGGAATCTGCGATACAGGATTATAATGTCGATTTCAAGGTAAATTTTGACACATCCTCACAAAAATTTGAGAATTATTATAAAGACCTCTCTCTACGAATCAAACGGCGCGAGGTGGACCTTTTGGTCGTTGTCAATATGTTCCTGACCGGTTTTGACGCGACGACCCTTAACACCCTTTGGGTGGACAAAAACCTCAGGCAGCATGGACTAATACAGGCCTTTTCCCGTACCAACCGCATACTGAACTCTGTCAAGACTTTCGGTAATATTGTCTGTTTCCGTGATCTACAGGAAGAGACAGATAAAGCCATAGCCCTTTTTGGAGACAAGGATGCCAAAGGGCTTGTCCTGCTTAAAGGCTACGAGGCCTACTATTACGGTTTTGATGAAGAAGGTAAACATCAGCCGGGCTATGCTGAGCTTATTGCAGAGTTGAGCCAGACATTCCCGCTGGGACAGGCGATTAACGGGGAACAGAACCAGAAGGAATTTATCCGATTGTTAGGGGCTATCCTCCGGCTTAAGAATATCTTGGTGTCATTTGATCAATTCCACAGCAACGAGATCCTTTCGAACCGACAGTTTCAGGATTATCAGAGCCTATATATCGACCTTTATCAGGAGTTCACAAAAGATAAGAACGCAGATAAAGAAAAGATCAACGATGATATTATTTTTGAAATTGAGCTGATCCGGCAGGTCGAAATAAACATCGACTACATCCTTATGCTCGTCGCAAAGTTCCATGAATCGAACTGTGAAGACAAGAGCATCCTCGTTTCGATAGACAAGGCCATCGGCTCCAGCTTCCAGCTGCGGAGCAAGAAAAAGCTGATCGAAGATTTCATCGAGACCGTCAATGCTTCCACTTTGGTGGAGGAGGACTGGCGAAGATATGTCCATGAGCAGAAAGAAGCAGATCTTGCAGCCCTGATCAGCGAAGAAATGCTTAAGCAGGAAGAGACGAAAAAATTCATTGATAACTCTTTCCGCGACGGTGCGCTGAAGACGACAGGCACAGACATCGACAAAATCATGCCGCCGGTTTCAAGGTTCAGTGGTGGAAAGAGAGCTGCAAAGAAGCAGACCATCATCGACAAGCTGATGGAATTCTTTGAAAAATATCTTGGGCTGGTGTAG
- a CDS encoding diguanylate cyclase, translating to MTDELKNSLDYIIKNEEIRTVFQPIISLRDGDILGHEALSRVTCESEIKDPEMLFLAAEKYNRLWELEMLCRKKALEAAFEFMIPPYSKKLFINVNPNIINYETYKKGFTKSFLAQHDIASENVIFEITERNVIMDLRGFLATINNYKSQNFKIAIDDGGAGYSGLNLISDVRPNYLKLDMKLIRNINSDRMKYALVKGMVEFSKESNVSLIAEGIETYEEMDTLVSLDVPYGQGYIIQRPDAQIREIEHDVLQTLRTINLKKNHIMQNTVSSLYIKNLSTYAETVSPNELISNVYDMFRLDQGRFGVCVVEDGYPVGIISREKLAIKLSGQYGFTLNARRPVYEIMDRDFLSADHETPVSTVSSTSMSRPNDKIYDFIVITEEGKYSGVVTVKELLLKTTELEVSTAKNQNPLTGLPGNQIIERKLDRAISCQDRYSVAYIDIDNFKAYNDVYGFEKGDLVIKLLADKLSSALPESEFLGHIGGDDFLVILSDHTDESFFHDLINDFEHEVLALYDQAAVERGFIITCNRKGEIEEFPLMTITVVAINNNGRNFTDRFELTEELASLKKKAKDSKSKKLVKTEKYVSTFI from the coding sequence ATAACAGATGAGCTGAAAAATTCGCTTGACTACATCATAAAAAACGAAGAGATAAGGACAGTTTTTCAACCAATAATATCACTGAGAGACGGCGATATCCTCGGGCATGAAGCACTGAGCAGGGTAACGTGTGAAAGTGAAATAAAAGATCCGGAGATGCTTTTTCTTGCTGCTGAAAAGTACAACCGGCTGTGGGAGCTTGAAATGCTCTGCAGAAAAAAGGCCCTGGAGGCTGCGTTCGAATTCATGATACCTCCCTACAGTAAAAAACTCTTTATAAACGTAAACCCCAACATAATAAATTACGAAACATACAAAAAGGGTTTCACGAAATCCTTCCTTGCACAACACGATATCGCATCGGAAAATGTCATTTTTGAGATCACCGAAAGAAACGTGATTATGGATCTAAGAGGCTTCCTTGCAACGATCAACAACTATAAAAGCCAGAATTTCAAAATAGCCATAGATGACGGAGGTGCAGGATATTCCGGTCTCAATCTTATCAGTGATGTCCGGCCGAACTATCTCAAGCTTGATATGAAACTGATCCGCAATATAAATTCAGACAGGATGAAATATGCTCTTGTAAAAGGCATGGTGGAATTCTCAAAAGAATCCAATGTTTCTCTTATAGCCGAAGGGATAGAAACATATGAGGAAATGGACACACTGGTCAGCCTCGACGTGCCATATGGCCAAGGATACATTATACAGAGACCGGACGCTCAGATACGGGAAATCGAACATGACGTTCTGCAGACTCTCAGAACTATTAACCTGAAGAAGAACCATATTATGCAGAATACCGTTTCCAGTCTTTATATCAAGAATCTTTCGACCTATGCCGAAACTGTCTCACCGAACGAGCTCATATCGAATGTTTATGATATGTTCAGGCTTGACCAGGGTCGTTTTGGAGTATGTGTGGTTGAAGATGGTTATCCTGTCGGAATAATATCGCGTGAAAAACTGGCGATAAAGCTGAGCGGTCAATACGGCTTCACTCTCAACGCAAGAAGACCGGTATATGAGATCATGGACCGGGATTTCCTTTCCGCGGACCACGAAACTCCTGTCAGTACAGTATCTTCCACCTCGATGTCGAGGCCAAACGATAAAATATATGATTTCATTGTTATCACTGAAGAAGGCAAGTACTCTGGCGTCGTTACTGTAAAAGAACTGCTTCTGAAGACAACTGAACTGGAAGTATCAACAGCAAAAAATCAGAATCCTTTAACCGGCCTTCCCGGAAACCAGATCATAGAGAGGAAGCTTGACCGGGCTATATCTTGCCAGGATAGGTACAGTGTGGCTTACATCGATATCGACAACTTTAAGGCATACAATGATGTTTATGGGTTTGAAAAGGGCGATCTGGTGATAAAGCTCCTTGCTGATAAGCTTTCGTCAGCCTTGCCTGAGAGCGAATTTCTTGGACACATAGGCGGAGACGACTTCCTTGTCATATTAAGTGACCATACAGACGAATCCTTTTTTCATGACCTTATAAACGATTTCGAGCATGAGGTCCTGGCCCTTTACGATCAGGCGGCTGTAGAGCGCGGATTTATCATTACCTGCAACAGAAAGGGAGAGATCGAAGAGTTTCCGTTGATGACCATTACGGTTGTCGCGATCAACAATAACGGCCGTAATTTTACAGATAGGTTTGAACTGACGGAGGAACTTGCCTCCCTTAAGAAGAAGGCAAAGGATAGTAAGTCCAAGAAGCTTGTAAAAACAGAAAAATACGTTTCAACGTTTATTTAA
- a CDS encoding phosphate-binding protein, with amino-acid sequence MKKMIVSMALTIMLIAASSAIAAPLDAFKGQKGNLDIAGGTAHIPVMKEAAKRIMSVNPDIRITVAGGGSGVGVKQVGEGLVTIGNTGRALKEDEISKYGLVSFAFAIDGVAVVINPGNKIDSLTSRQVIDIYAGKIKDWKELGGEPGAINVFGREDGSGTREVFTEKAINKGELAPSVNVVSSNGAMKTAVAQDKRAIGYVGIGHIDKSVKAPKFDGTVPTQENAANGKYKVTRNLYMNTKGEPQGLTKLFIDYIFSPEGTEITKDSGYIPLPAKK; translated from the coding sequence ATGAAAAAAATGATCGTTTCAATGGCACTGACGATAATGCTGATAGCAGCCTCCTCTGCAATAGCGGCACCCCTTGATGCCTTTAAAGGCCAGAAAGGTAATCTTGACATCGCCGGAGGAACTGCCCACATACCTGTAATGAAGGAAGCGGCAAAAAGGATCATGTCTGTTAACCCGGACATTCGCATAACTGTTGCCGGGGGAGGTTCGGGAGTTGGAGTCAAACAGGTCGGTGAAGGGCTTGTGACGATAGGGAACACCGGACGCGCCTTAAAGGAAGATGAGATATCAAAGTATGGACTGGTCTCCTTTGCCTTTGCTATTGACGGCGTGGCCGTCGTAATTAATCCCGGCAACAAGATTGATTCCCTGACAAGCCGGCAGGTCATTGATATTTATGCCGGAAAAATAAAAGACTGGAAAGAACTTGGCGGCGAACCGGGGGCGATCAATGTCTTTGGACGGGAAGACGGAAGCGGTACAAGGGAAGTTTTCACCGAGAAAGCGATAAATAAGGGAGAGCTTGCTCCTTCTGTAAACGTAGTCAGTTCCAACGGAGCCATGAAGACTGCTGTTGCACAGGACAAACGTGCGATCGGGTATGTCGGGATCGGACACATTGATAAATCAGTGAAAGCTCCTAAATTTGACGGAACTGTACCAACCCAGGAAAACGCCGCTAACGGCAAATACAAAGTGACCCGCAACCTTTACATGAACACCAAGGGCGAGCCCCAGGGACTTACGAAACTCTTTATCGACTACATATTCAGTCCTGAAGGCACCGAGATAACAAAAGACAGCGGATACATACCGCTGCCGGCAAAGAAGTAA
- a CDS encoding ABC transporter permease, translated as MNENKNIPLWLKASAVYVSSLMSALFVFITVCALDGLFKSGPSLFGSVWDPEGGQFGIMPMIWASGLLSVSSLVIGWAFSVGCCCFIHGYGPKWTARLLARILRIMTAIPTVVYGFASVFLLVPLIRNGLGGSGFSWLTASIVLSLLIMPTMVLSMDSAFRTIESETRLTSAALGFTREQNIAMVVLPASRQWILSSALLGFGRAAGDTLIPTMLAGNAVQYANTPLDAMRTLTAHIGLVLSSDVGGTAYLSLFVAGGILLFVSISANILFRLLSRKSL; from the coding sequence TTGAACGAAAATAAAAACATTCCTCTTTGGTTAAAAGCATCGGCTGTATATGTCTCTTCTCTCATGTCAGCCCTTTTTGTCTTTATTACTGTTTGCGCTCTAGATGGATTGTTCAAGAGCGGTCCTTCACTGTTCGGTTCTGTATGGGATCCTGAAGGAGGACAATTCGGGATCATGCCAATGATCTGGGCAAGCGGACTTCTTTCCGTTTCATCACTGGTCATTGGTTGGGCATTTTCAGTCGGATGCTGTTGTTTTATTCATGGTTATGGACCCAAATGGACAGCAAGGTTATTGGCCAGGATATTGAGGATCATGACGGCAATACCAACGGTTGTTTATGGTTTCGCATCTGTTTTCCTGCTTGTCCCACTCATCAGAAACGGCCTTGGAGGCTCAGGGTTTTCCTGGCTGACAGCCTCCATTGTGCTAAGCCTTCTTATAATGCCTACTATGGTGCTTTCGATGGACAGCGCCTTCCGGACTATAGAATCTGAGACCAGGCTGACATCGGCAGCACTTGGATTCACCAGGGAACAAAACATCGCGATGGTCGTCCTTCCTGCTTCCAGACAGTGGATATTGTCTTCAGCACTTCTCGGTTTCGGCCGGGCTGCAGGTGACACCCTCATTCCAACTATGCTTGCAGGAAATGCGGTTCAGTACGCAAATACGCCGCTGGACGCAATGAGGACCCTTACGGCCCACATCGGGCTCGTCCTCTCTTCCGATGTTGGGGGAACGGCATATCTTTCGCTTTTTGTAGCAGGCGGGATACTGCTGTTTGTCAGCATTTCTGCCAACATACTGTTCCGTCTGCTGAGTAGGAAGTCACTATGA